CTGCACCAGGAGCTCTGCAGGGGGCACCCCACTGAGTTCGTCAACCACTACTGCTGCTACAGCTCCCTCTGCAACCACAACGTGTCCCTGGCACTGGAGGGTACGTCCAGCTGCCCGCCTTCTCAGACtctgcccaccctgccctgctTGTCTCTCATGCTCTGGCCTggagggcgggggaggcaggACTCTGGGATCTGACTGgcagaggggcggggcgggggtgccATCTGGCCTGCAGGGagctgggcctcagtgtccccccTCCGCCAGCCACCCAGACTCCTCCGGAGCAGCCACAAGCAGACAGCCAGCTGCCTCTGATCCTGGGCCCTGTGCTGGCCTTCCTGGTCCTGGTGGCCCTGGGTGCCCTGGGCCTGTGGCATGTCCGGCGGAGGCAGGAGAAGCAGCGGGGCCTAAACAGCGAGCTGGGCGAGTCCAGCCTCATCCTGAAGGCATCTGAGCAGGGGGACAGCATGTTGGGGGTACGGGCCTGGGGGAGCCTGGGACACAGGGTGGCGGTGGGAAGACGGGGGCCACAGAATCGGAGGGGGTACTGAATGGCAGGTAGCTGAGAAAGGCACGTGGCAGGCACGTAGAGATTTGATTGGGCGCTGGAAGGGAGGGGCTGGTGAATGAGGAGTGTGAAGAGAGACAGCAGGGGGCCCAGGCTGAGGAGGGAGAAATGGGTTGGGTGGATGAGGGCTGCCTCTCTCTCAGTGGCCTCTTGGTATTCCCAGGACCTCATGGACAGTGACTGCACCACGGGCAGTGGCTCAGGGCTCCCCTTCCTGGTACAGAGGACAGTGGCACGGCAGGTTGCCCTGGTGGAGTGTGTGGGTAAGGCTGGGGACCCAGAGCTCCCATGAGCTTGGAGGGGTGAGGGAGCTGCTGCCCTCCACGCtcacaggccaggccagggccgGGTCAGAATGGGAATtctgctgggcagggagggggctggagcaGGGTCAGCGCCAGACACTTCTGCAGGAACAAGAGGCacatggggggggggctgccagCTGTGTTTGGATCTGGATGAAATTAAACATAAACATAAGCATCAGAGGTTCTGCAGATGCAGTCCGTGCAGCAGcataatgggggagggggaggggctcttCCCGGCTTCGTGGGCTCTGCGCACCCAGTTATGTGACCCGCTCCCTCCTCTCTTGCCCTCGGGTCAGGAAAGGGCCGCTATGGCGAGGTGTGGCGGGGCCTGTGGCATGGCGAGAGTGTGGCGGTCAAGATCTTCTCCTCCAGGGATGAACAGTCCTGGTTCCGGGAGACTGAGATCTACAACACGGTGTTGCTCAGACACGACAACATCCTAGGCAAGCCCGGCGCGCTATGCCAGGCCCCCCTGTCACCCTCCTGCACTCAGGGCGGGACCATCACACCCCCTCCCCAATCTGGATACTGACTTACCCTTGAAGGACTCCCAGCCAGCCCTCAGCCCCAAACGCTGACTCCGGCTTCCTCTCTGACCTAAGCCAGACCAGCCTCCACACCACCccatgggtgggtggaggatgcaCCCTGACCTAGCGCatcctctgtccccagccctgaCTGGTTCATCTCCCTCATCCCCAGCCCCTTGGTGAGCGACCTGACCCTCCGCCCACAGGCTTTATCGCCTCGGACATGACGTCCCGCAACTCGAGCACGCAGCTGTGGCTCATCACGCACTACCACGAGCATGGCTCGCTCTACGACTTTCTGCAGAGGCAGACGCTGGAGCCGCAGCTGGCCCTGAGGCTAGCCGTGTCGGCGGCCTGCGGCCTGGCGCACCTGCACGTGGAGATCTTCGGCACGCAGGGCAAGCCGGCCATCGCCCACCGCGACCTCAAGAGCCGCAACGTGCTGGTCAAGAGCAACCTGCAGTGCTGCATCGCAGACCTGGGTGAGCGGGGAGGGGCGGGTCCTCAAGGGGGCGGGGCGTGGGGGGGGTCTGTGCGCGCTCCCTCTCGGTTCGGTCTTTGCCTGATTGGATGCCTGGCGTCGAGGAGGACGCTGATTGGCGCTTTAAAACCTACAGACGTGTGTGGTCTCATCGCACCTCCACAAGTTGCGTTAACACTCTTTTCAAGCCCAGACTCCTTCCGCCACACCAGCTGGGCTCCAGGAGTTGGGAGAAAGGGGGCAGGGAGCCAGCCACCTGGGTTCTCATTCCGGCTTCGCTGACTACATCGCTGCCCCTCACCAGGCCTTGGGGTTCAGCTCTGTGAAATGGGCATCATGGTGCCTGCCTCGCCTGCTCACCTCTCGCTGGGTTCTTGCACCCAGAGAGCGCTGCACAAGCGAAGTGAAACTGGGCTGTTCTGTTATTCTCCCTGGGGCTGCTGTCTCCCAGCCCCCCCTCAAGGCAGGTCTCCACGGGCTGCTCTGTGTCCCCACTTCCATCTCAACCTcacgccccgcccctcccccagccctgcctatGGGCTCGGGTGGGCGGCAGGAGTGACAGGCCTGGGTACCCACAGGCCTGGCTGTGATGCACTCCCAGGGTAGCGATTACCTGGACATCGGCAACAACCCGCGAGTGGGCACCAAGCGGTACATGGCCCCCGAGGTGCTGGAAGAGCAGATCCGCACTGACTGCTTTGAGTCCTACAAGTGGACGGACATCTGGGCCTTTGGCCTGGTGCTGTGGGAGATCGCCAGGCGGACCATTGTCAACGGTGAGGCTCCTGCACAGGGTGGGAAAAGGGGAATAGACAGGCAGGAGACGGCTTCCTGCCATGGCTGGTGCCCATGGCCGGAGGGGCTTGTGGTTAGACCTCCTGTGTTCTCTTTACTGCCACTCACCACTGGCTCAGCTGAGTGACTTTTTAAGGTTCATCTGAGTCTGATTCTGGCTGTGAAATCATGAGTAAGTGCTAATAACAGAAATATTAATAGCAGCTAACATGTATTGAGTTTAAATATGAGCCATATGCTATGCCGTATACATGTATTCTCTTATGGAATCGTCCTGTGTTGGCAGGGAGGTGGTATTGCTTAGCGGTTAAGAGTATGAGTTGGTGGAGTTccgcttgtggctcagtggtaacgaaaccgactggtatccacgaggacacaggttctatccctggcctccctcagtgggataagggtcccatgttgctgtgaaggccagtgtaggtctcagatgcagcttggatctggttttgctgtggctgtggtgcaggccggtggctacagctccaattagacccctagcctgggaacctccatatgccacaggtgtgtccctaaaaagatgaaagaaggcgagaaagaaagaaagaaagaaagaaggaaggaaggaaaaacagacatGGGTTGGTAATCAGACTGCCTAGGTTCAGTTCCTGATGTTGCCATCAACTGTGTGCAAGGTACTTaaacctctctgcctcagtttcctaatttgtaaagtgagagtaaaaataatttatcgGAGTttgcgttgtggctcagtaggttaaagacccagcattgtctccctgaagatgcagatttgattgctggcctcgctcagtgggttaaggattctttgttgttgtgagctgcagcataggtctcggtgtggctcggatcctgcgttgctgtggctgtgccgtaggccggcagctgcagctccaattcaacccctagcctgggaacttccatatgccgcaggtacagctgtaaaaaaaataataataattaataatattaatggtAATGATAATAATCATTTCCAGTTATTGAAATAATCAGATAAAGTATTGGGGGCATTATGTTTAGGAGCAGTTCtggagctcagtaaatgttagtggCAATTATTGTTGGAATAGCAAATGCTTGACCCggtatcacccccattttacagatgaggggacTGAGGCACAGAATTACAGCCAGCTAGAGGCAGCACTGGGGCCTGAAACCAGGCAGTCCGACTCCGGGGCCAGTGTTCTTTATTAACTCTGTGCTACTTTACACCTCACTGGTCCTTGGTTTCCTTGACCACAAAAACACGAGATGTAACAGCGCCTGCACTGCCTGCTTAGTGCTGCCTTCTTATTACCGTGGGTGCCACAGGGGACTCAggttgggaggggctgggagcaggaggagggactTCATTGCCGATGGCCCCATATAGGGGGCCGCCCTGTGGCTGGTGCTCTCCCAGCCCTGGGTGCATGGGTGATGGGTGATGATCTGGACCAGGTGGGAAGCTGGTCAGTCTTTGTGGAGGCCGTCCATGGGGAGGGGCTTCTGGTGGGGGACCCCTCCTCTGGACAAGTCCTGACAGGTTGGGAACCACCCTCTGGATGGAGCTCAGGTTCCTGCCCCTTCAGATAGGAAGCctagaggctggggctggggcagggggcacctGGAAGGAGCCGAGGCTCTTTGGACCAGGCagcaggcaggaaaggaaggcagcACCAGCCTGGGCTGAGGGGGAGGCCAACTGCAGGCTCCTGGGGCGGAGGGAAGCTCTGTCAACCCCACACAGCTTTGTGGCGCATTATAAACACTGTAATCTGGTGTCAGCCCCGGCGCTGATTAAAGGCCCATTAGACACGCTCAGGCCTCTGTGCAGCACTGATTAGGGCTCGAGCAGCCCAGGGCTGGCCTGGAAGCCCGCCACAGGGAGCACAGCTGGCGCGGGCTCTACCGAGGTTGCGGCTGTGTGGCTGCGGCCCCCAGCCTCAGGCTGGGAGCAGGGTGGGGCCCAGGGTGTTTTTCTGGGGTCTGGCTCTCCTGCCCCAGCCGTCTGCCATTCCACAGGCATCATTTCAGAAAGCTCCTGCTAAGGACCGTGCACTTGGGATGATGAGGGGAGGGACGAGCCTGGCTGAGGGAGTCAGCAGAGGCCTGTGCCCTCCCTGAGAGTGGATGCATGTTATCTGGACCTGGGTCAAAAGCTCTTTCTCTTTGgagatgtgtttttttcccccttctccttgcTCCGCATACCTCATGCAGCAGTCAAGCAGCTGCTCTCTCTCAAGAGTAGTTTAGAGGTCAAAgtcattgtctttctttctttctttctttttttttttttttttttttggtttttagggctgaacccgtggcatatggaggttcccaggctagggattgaatcggagctacagctgccaacctacgccacagccacagcaacgcaggatccaagccatgtctgtgacctacaccaacagctcacggcaatgccggatcctcaacccactgagcaaggccagggatcgaacccgcaatctcatggttcctagtcggattcgtttctgctttgccacgacgggaactccaagagcatagTCTTTGGTTAGACTTTCTGGGCTTAAATCATAGCTTTGTCATTTACTACCTGTGTGATTTTagacaagtttcttaacctctctgatctttatttcatTGCCGATAAAGTAGAGCTAATAGTATTTCTTAGCTCATCatgttgtgaggattcaatgcCATGTAGGTAGGCATTAAATGTtcatgcctgacacatagtaagtgctcaataaacattagatATTATTGGGCACATGTAGTAGTTGGGGCCTGGGAGCAATACCAGCTTGTTTTGGCAGCTGTGGATCAACTGGAAAAAGATGTGGCTTAGGAATAGGATGAGTttaagtcctggctctgccattacTACTTGTGGAACCCTGGTTCCACTTTTCTGAGcatcagttccctcatctgtaaaatgggagtaaaaaTAGTACCCACTTCATCGGGTTGCTGTGAAGATGAACAGAATAATGCGTGTACAGTGTTtatagcacaatgcctggcatgtaTGGGAAGCttaaaatggaagtaataataattatttataaatatatttatcggggagttcccgccgtggtgcagtggttaacgaatccgactaggaaccatgaggttgcgggttcggcccctgcccttgctcagtgggttaacgatccagcgttgcctcgagttgtggtgtagtttgcagatgcggcttggatccagtgttgctgtggctctggtgtaggccaggggctacagctccgatttgacccctagcctgggaacctccatatgccgcgggagcggcccaagaaatagcaaaaagacaaaaaaaaatacatatatatatatatatatatatatatatatatatgtgtgtgtatatatatatatatatatttatttatttatcatattatGCTATCCCTCTCAGGGATAGCATAGCCAGGCAGCTAGTTTCCTGGTCCCTGGtccagagggtgggcagggctctctgctgggtgaccttgggtcTCCTTGGCATCCTGAGTGACTGTCCCCATTGCCTGCCATCCCCAGGCATTGTCGAGGACTACAGGCCCCCCTTCTATGATGTGGTGCCTAATGATCCCAGCTTTGAGGACATGAAGAAGGTGGTGTGTGTTGACCAGCAGACACCCACCATCCCCAACCGACTGGCTGCAGACCCGGTGAGGCCTCCAGGGGGGCTGGGATGGCATGGGGCGGTGGCCCACAGCTGGGGgtgctgggcccaggaacttctgtccCGCTTCCACTTCACCTGGAGAGACTGTGGGGGACAGAGTCCAGGCTCCCTCTCTGGGGACCTCATCCTTGCCTGGGGACCTCTGGGGACCCTCTGGTTTTTCCAGGATTTCCAGAACCCTTCACCTGACCTGAAAAGTCAGAGGCTCTCTGTCACCCTTCCAGCTATGCAGTTCTTGTTATTGCtggtttgtcttgtttttttctcaaaacaCTCTACATACTTAtataggacacacacacatagagacaCATATAGTCATGCACACTCTTctgcacaaacacacactcacacatgcacatatcTGCCAGACTGTCAGCCCATGAAGACAAAGAGCATCTCCTTTGCTGACCTTTCCATCCCGGTTACctgtcacagtgcctggcacacaataggGACTCAAGAAATGTTTATGGAAAGAATGACTcaacatacacatgtatatacaggTGTGTGTGCGTACGCACAGGCACACTTCTGCACCACATGCGGATCCACAAGAGACCACTCAGATGCATGCctttgcacacacacatacactccctCTCAGGAACCAGCTCAAGTTCTGAGGCGGGGGTAAGGCTGAGGACCTCACTCGAGGACCACCGAGCTTCCCGGGTGGGTTCCTCCCTGGAAAGATGCATTTCGAGGGCACCCACCACCCAATCTTCCAGGGTCCACTGGGCCTGCCAGGGTTGGTGGAGGGACGGGGACCTGCTGCCTTCTGCACTGGGGTCCGGCTGCATGCAGATGGGGACATGGAGAGGTCCCCTTTCCTGGTTCTCggtagaggtgggggtggggcaagttGTTTTGTAAACGCCAAAGGGCGTCCCTGAAGATCTGAGTGACCCTCTGCATCCTGCCTGCCTTTCTCCATCCCCTTCTCGttccactcccttcctctttcattttgcatctttctttcctcatccTGCCTGCTTCCCgccattctccctcctcccacttctgtctctcctcccccaccttcttTTCGACACACCTGCTTCCCTCCTCTCATCCGTTCTGTCCTGCTGGGGTCTCCGCCCCGTGGGGCATCCTCCTGGCCTCTTCCTTTCCATCCCCCCTGACCCCATGactctgcctcctctcctctgctttgctctccctccccccaccccaggtcctcTCAGGCCTGGCTCAGATGATGCGGGAGTGCTGGTACCCCAACCCCTCTGCCCGCCTCACTGCGCTGCGGATCAAGAAGACGCTACAGAAACTCAGCAACGGTCTCCAGAAGCCCAAAGGGATTCACTAGCCACGGACCGATGCCTGAACTTCCCTCCACCGgcggtgtgtgtggggtgggccAGCGGTGGTGACCTGTTTGGGTAGAggttgtgtgagtgtgtgtgctggggaggggggtgcctgTCTCTGGGCAGCtgtgcccgcccgcccgcccggctGGCCCCCAGCCCATCCAGCCAAAAATATGGCTAGACTGAAACCCGATCCCCCCGCCGTCTGGCCCTCTGAAGGCAGCAGGCTCACTGACGcctggctccctccccacccccctgccctgggtgcacccccacccccaccgcccccagaACAGGATGCAAAAGAGGCTCCAGGGCCAGGGTGGCCAAGCCAGGGAATCCCAGTCCCGGACCCAGAGCCTGGACCTGCACTTTACCCCTTGTCCTCAGTCAAC
Above is a window of Sus scrofa isolate TJ Tabasco breed Duroc chromosome 5, Sscrofa11.1, whole genome shotgun sequence DNA encoding:
- the ACVRL1 gene encoding serine/threonine-protein kinase receptor R3, which produces MTLDPPKRGFLMLLMALSLTQGNPVKPSRDLLVTCTCENPYCKGPTCQGAWCTVVLVREEGGHPQEHRGCGNLHQELCRGHPTEFVNHYCCYSSLCNHNVSLALEATQTPPEQPQADSQLPLILGPVLAFLVLVALGALGLWHVRRRQEKQRGLNSELGESSLILKASEQGDSMLGDLMDSDCTTGSGSGLPFLVQRTVARQVALVECVGKGRYGEVWRGLWHGESVAVKIFSSRDEQSWFRETEIYNTVLLRHDNILGFIASDMTSRNSSTQLWLITHYHEHGSLYDFLQRQTLEPQLALRLAVSAACGLAHLHVEIFGTQGKPAIAHRDLKSRNVLVKSNLQCCIADLGLAVMHSQGSDYLDIGNNPRVGTKRYMAPEVLEEQIRTDCFESYKWTDIWAFGLVLWEIARRTIVNGIVEDYRPPFYDVVPNDPSFEDMKKVVCVDQQTPTIPNRLAADPVLSGLAQMMRECWYPNPSARLTALRIKKTLQKLSNGLQKPKGIH